Proteins encoded together in one Microbacterium sp. ABRD28 window:
- a CDS encoding glycosyltransferase, which translates to MTAVAVVVPVHDEEELLAGCLESLAVAVAAAEGVGARVEVALVLDACTDRSSAIAAEFEVTTVAVTAARVGAARRAGVAEALRLLDPVDLADVWIANTDADSAVPVNWLTHQLALMRAGSDIVLGTVRPDFADLAPAHVAYWRATHHRGRPAGNTHGANLGVRGSVYRAAGGFTDVPEHEDVRLVETARALGAIVTASDAAEVTTSGRVEGRTPGGYAAFVRATAAQFA; encoded by the coding sequence GTGACCGCCGTGGCAGTGGTCGTTCCCGTCCACGACGAGGAGGAGCTGCTGGCGGGCTGCCTGGAGTCGCTCGCCGTCGCGGTCGCCGCCGCCGAGGGGGTGGGGGCGCGCGTGGAGGTCGCCCTGGTGCTGGATGCCTGCACTGACCGGTCGTCCGCCATCGCCGCCGAGTTCGAGGTGACGACGGTCGCGGTCACGGCCGCACGGGTGGGCGCCGCCCGCCGAGCGGGAGTCGCCGAGGCGCTCCGCCTGCTCGACCCGGTCGACCTCGCCGACGTGTGGATCGCGAACACCGACGCCGACTCGGCGGTGCCCGTGAACTGGCTCACCCACCAGCTCGCGCTGATGCGCGCCGGTTCCGACATCGTGCTCGGTACCGTGCGGCCCGACTTCGCCGACCTCGCGCCGGCACACGTCGCGTATTGGCGAGCGACTCACCACCGTGGTCGACCGGCTGGGAACACCCACGGCGCCAACCTCGGGGTGCGGGGGAGTGTGTACCGCGCCGCGGGAGGGTTCACCGACGTGCCCGAGCATGAAGACGTCCGGCTCGTCGAGACGGCGCGGGCGCTCGGCGCGATCGTCACGGCGAGCGATGCCGCCGAGGTGACCACGTCGGGCCGCGTCGAGGGGCGGACGCCCGGCGGTTACGCCGCCTTCGTCCGCGCCACCGCGGCGCAGTTCGCCTGA
- a CDS encoding VOC family protein yields the protein MSIQTTTHLNFCGDARAALEFYQSVFGGHVVINSYADFGMPSAVPGADKVVFGLVTAENGFRLMAYDIPGRTGGSIAGGGSTRREDNTTLTDQAMFVSIGSDSFDELQGFWEKLSAGAAIVEPLAASAWSAGFGMLTDRLGVTWSLNVTTA from the coding sequence ATGTCGATCCAGACCACCACCCACCTGAATTTCTGCGGCGACGCGCGCGCGGCGCTGGAGTTCTACCAGTCCGTCTTCGGCGGTCACGTCGTCATCAACAGCTATGCCGATTTCGGGATGCCGTCTGCGGTGCCCGGCGCGGACAAGGTCGTCTTCGGTCTCGTCACCGCCGAGAACGGCTTCCGGCTCATGGCCTACGACATCCCGGGTCGCACCGGGGGTTCGATCGCCGGCGGAGGCTCCACTCGCCGTGAGGACAACACCACCCTCACCGATCAGGCGATGTTCGTGTCCATCGGCTCCGACAGCTTCGATGAACTGCAGGGCTTCTGGGAGAAGCTGTCCGCCGGAGCCGCGATCGTCGAACCGCTGGCCGCATCGGCGTGGAGCGCCGGATTCGGCATGCTCACCGACCGCTTGGGCGTGACCTGGAGCCTGAACGTCACCACGGCCTGA
- a CDS encoding WYL domain-containing protein: MPPTTTARLLRLLSLLQTGREWPGSVLAERLEIAPRTIRRDVERLREMGYNIEATMGPIGGYRLDAGSELPPLLFDDDQVVALAIALQAATGTGAGIDEAALRALTTLRQVMPSRLRHRLNALDFTVIPRRPGTATLDTVSPEVLIALSSAVRVRHVVRFDYRDHLRRVEPHHLVSVESRWYLVGWDLEHGDWRIFRADLIEPRTPAGPRFAPRDLPERNVATFVAARFKGSEQGDQWPCVGKVILHRPARDVLPFAGDGIVEDLGSDRCSIEVGSWSWIALAASLNRFDTEIEVLFPAELTEAFRTLAARNAATARSWRE, translated from the coding sequence ATGCCCCCGACGACGACCGCTCGGCTGCTTCGCCTCCTGTCGCTGTTGCAGACCGGCCGCGAATGGCCCGGCTCCGTCCTCGCCGAGCGACTCGAGATCGCGCCCCGCACCATCCGCCGCGACGTCGAGCGCCTTCGGGAGATGGGCTACAACATCGAAGCGACGATGGGGCCGATCGGGGGCTACCGCCTGGATGCCGGCAGCGAACTCCCACCCCTCCTGTTCGACGACGATCAGGTCGTCGCGCTCGCGATCGCCCTTCAGGCGGCGACGGGCACCGGTGCCGGGATCGACGAAGCGGCGCTTCGGGCCCTCACCACCCTCCGTCAGGTGATGCCCTCTCGGCTGCGCCATCGGCTGAACGCGCTCGACTTCACTGTGATCCCGCGCCGCCCTGGCACCGCGACACTCGACACGGTCTCGCCGGAGGTCCTCATCGCGCTGTCGTCCGCTGTACGCGTTCGACACGTGGTCCGGTTCGACTACCGCGATCACCTCCGCCGGGTCGAACCGCACCATCTCGTGTCGGTCGAGAGCCGTTGGTACCTCGTGGGGTGGGATCTCGAGCACGGGGACTGGCGCATCTTCCGCGCCGACCTCATCGAACCCCGCACCCCCGCCGGCCCGCGATTCGCCCCGCGCGACCTTCCCGAGCGCAATGTCGCCACCTTCGTGGCCGCCCGGTTCAAGGGTTCCGAGCAGGGCGACCAGTGGCCGTGCGTCGGAAAGGTCATTCTCCACCGACCCGCCCGAGATGTTCTCCCCTTCGCGGGCGACGGCATCGTGGAAGACCTCGGCTCCGACCGGTGCAGCATCGAAGTCGGCTCCTGGTCGTGGATCGCCCTCGCCGCATCTCTCAACCGATTCGACACCGAGATCGAGGTGCTCTTCCCGGCGGAGCTCACCGAGGCCTTCCGAACGCTGGCCGCCCGGAACGCCGCGACGGCGCGTTCGTGGCGCGAATGA
- a CDS encoding CHAD domain-containing protein: MPTAGEVLTPTACAHIAAILHNDPRARLDEPGGVHQMRVATRRLRSLLQTFAPMFRAEEVAPLRTELRWLAGELGVARDAEVMQAEIATAIRDEDAPADAGAGIEAKMDDAHRAAHARLCGALDSDRYHRLVLDLDRFVDDPPLSAKAGKRARRVLPRRADKAFARVRSAVAHARAADTPQERDLALHDARKAAKRARYAGEALADSFGEPAALFASRMEDVQEQLGEYQDSVVMRARLRELAAAETSPTTAFLYGRLDAREERRGELALERFDGAWEAATEKSVTAWTH, encoded by the coding sequence ATGCCGACAGCCGGAGAGGTGCTCACCCCGACGGCGTGCGCGCACATCGCGGCCATCCTGCACAACGACCCCCGTGCCCGGCTCGACGAACCCGGCGGAGTACATCAGATGCGCGTCGCGACGCGCCGCCTGCGAAGCCTGCTGCAGACCTTCGCGCCGATGTTCCGAGCCGAGGAGGTCGCGCCCCTTCGCACCGAACTGAGATGGCTCGCCGGCGAGCTCGGTGTCGCGCGCGACGCCGAGGTGATGCAGGCGGAGATCGCCACGGCGATCCGTGACGAAGACGCGCCGGCGGACGCCGGCGCCGGCATCGAAGCGAAGATGGATGACGCGCATCGGGCGGCGCACGCGCGGCTGTGCGGCGCGCTGGACTCCGACCGCTACCACCGGCTCGTCCTCGATCTGGATCGCTTCGTCGACGATCCCCCGCTGAGCGCCAAGGCCGGTAAACGCGCTCGACGCGTGCTGCCCCGACGGGCCGACAAGGCCTTCGCCCGCGTGCGGTCCGCCGTCGCGCACGCCCGAGCGGCGGACACACCGCAGGAACGCGACCTCGCGCTCCACGACGCGAGGAAGGCGGCGAAGCGCGCCCGATACGCCGGGGAAGCGTTGGCGGATTCCTTCGGAGAACCCGCGGCTCTCTTCGCGTCGCGGATGGAGGACGTGCAGGAGCAGCTCGGTGAGTATCAGGACAGCGTGGTCATGCGCGCGCGACTGCGCGAGTTGGCGGCCGCCGAGACCTCGCCGACGACCGCATTCCTCTACGGCCGCCTCGATGCCCGCGAAGAGCGGCGGGGGGAGCTCGCTCTCGAACGCTTCGATGGGGCGTGGGAGGCGGCGACGGAGAAGTCGGTGACGGCCTGGACGCACTGA
- a CDS encoding DUF697 domain-containing protein, whose amino-acid sequence MAADPPAKKPQIDQRPFLEATSEAKSRYGRFNLAVIGNTGVGKSSLVNAVFQRDWAAVGKGLPVTKGVRYYHDDSLGIWDIEGFEIGSAVPPREQLRDHLKTIEQHPRNEQIAVVWYCVKANDDRLTRADIEMIQELDARGLPVILVLTKVDWERNALKGSRRPTKGTREFIEWLENPVDESGRPITIPFARVMPTSTREKDGKGTGHGLGDLVAETLALSPADAKDAFRIAQRLNLPWKREMARPIITGAAGLAAGVAATPIPVGDALALAPIQLGMMGRIAAIYDLELKTMMSAGALAQLAVQISGQALARSFLKLIPGAGNAVNASVAAALTVAMGEGWMRLCEQVHTGKLDLAKVGDAWGEYVPGALDVVRKMAEQRVGKKKL is encoded by the coding sequence ATGGCCGCCGACCCGCCCGCAAAGAAGCCTCAGATCGACCAGCGGCCGTTCCTCGAGGCGACCTCCGAAGCGAAGTCGCGGTACGGCCGCTTCAACCTGGCGGTCATCGGCAATACCGGCGTCGGCAAGTCGTCGCTGGTCAATGCGGTCTTCCAGCGCGACTGGGCCGCGGTCGGCAAGGGCCTGCCCGTCACGAAGGGCGTGCGGTATTACCACGACGACTCCCTCGGCATCTGGGACATCGAAGGCTTCGAGATCGGCTCCGCGGTCCCGCCGCGTGAACAGCTCCGCGACCACCTGAAGACCATCGAGCAGCACCCGCGCAACGAGCAGATCGCCGTGGTCTGGTACTGCGTGAAGGCCAACGACGACCGGCTCACACGCGCCGACATCGAGATGATCCAGGAGCTGGATGCCCGCGGTCTGCCGGTGATCCTCGTGCTGACGAAGGTCGACTGGGAACGCAACGCACTCAAGGGGAGCCGGCGTCCGACGAAGGGCACCCGGGAGTTCATCGAGTGGCTCGAGAACCCCGTCGACGAAAGCGGCCGGCCCATCACGATCCCCTTCGCCCGGGTCATGCCCACCTCCACGCGCGAGAAAGACGGAAAGGGCACGGGCCACGGGCTCGGTGATCTCGTCGCGGAGACCCTCGCGCTGTCGCCCGCCGACGCGAAGGATGCGTTTCGCATCGCCCAGCGACTCAACCTCCCCTGGAAACGCGAGATGGCCCGGCCCATCATCACCGGCGCCGCAGGGCTCGCCGCCGGCGTCGCGGCGACGCCGATTCCCGTCGGTGACGCGCTGGCCCTGGCGCCGATCCAGCTCGGGATGATGGGGCGCATCGCCGCCATTTACGACCTCGAACTGAAGACGATGATGTCGGCCGGCGCGCTCGCCCAGCTCGCCGTGCAGATCTCCGGCCAGGCGCTCGCGCGCAGCTTCCTGAAACTCATCCCCGGCGCCGGCAATGCCGTGAACGCCAGCGTCGCTGCCGCGCTCACGGTCGCGATGGGCGAGGGATGGATGCGCCTGTGCGAACAGGTCCACACCGGCAAGCTCGACCTCGCCAAGGTCGGGGATGCCTGGGGCGAATACGTTCCCGGAGCGCTCGACGTCGTGCGCAAGATGGCCGAGCAGCGGGTCGGGAAGAAGAAGCTCTAG
- a CDS encoding alpha/beta fold hydrolase has translation MPTLRHNGARLFWEAAGPDAAPALLFLHAGIATSAMWDPLWADLQRDFRVIRYDLRWFGNSPSDDVEYSNRDDAVAVLDAAGVEQAIFIGASYGGAVAIDTALEFPDRVAGLVTIGSGPGGFPEVEPTRREEELQHSIEQAEEARDWDRLVELEALSWGVGPTRETADVDPLFLQRLRELGDANKPLLDGDPRPVPMEPRAYGRLSEITVPALFIVGEHDTSAARAQAEHLAEAVTGASLHVFPGTAHMPSVEYPQPFLGLLREWLTEQVAG, from the coding sequence ATGCCGACTCTCCGCCACAACGGTGCCCGCCTCTTCTGGGAGGCCGCCGGACCCGACGCCGCGCCCGCGCTCCTCTTCCTCCACGCCGGCATCGCGACCTCGGCGATGTGGGATCCGCTGTGGGCCGACCTGCAGCGCGATTTCCGCGTCATCCGGTACGACCTCCGCTGGTTCGGCAACAGCCCCTCCGACGATGTGGAGTACTCCAACCGTGACGACGCGGTCGCCGTCCTCGACGCCGCCGGCGTGGAGCAGGCGATCTTCATCGGGGCGTCGTACGGGGGTGCCGTCGCCATCGACACCGCTCTCGAGTTCCCCGACCGCGTCGCCGGGCTCGTGACGATCGGGTCGGGACCGGGTGGGTTCCCCGAGGTGGAACCGACTCGACGCGAGGAGGAGCTGCAGCATTCGATCGAACAGGCCGAGGAGGCACGCGATTGGGATCGCCTCGTCGAGCTCGAAGCCCTCTCCTGGGGTGTCGGCCCGACGCGCGAAACGGCCGACGTCGACCCGCTCTTCCTCCAGCGGCTGCGCGAGCTGGGCGATGCGAACAAGCCGCTGCTCGACGGCGATCCCCGGCCCGTGCCGATGGAGCCGCGCGCCTACGGGCGCCTCAGTGAGATCACGGTGCCCGCCCTGTTCATCGTGGGCGAGCACGACACGTCCGCCGCGCGGGCGCAGGCCGAGCATCTCGCCGAAGCCGTCACCGGCGCATCACTCCACGTCTTCCCCGGAACGGCGCACATGCCGAGCGTCGAGTATCCGCAGCCGTTCCTCGGCCTGCTGCGCGAGTGGCTCACCGAGCAGGTCGCCGGCTGA
- a CDS encoding bifunctional PIG-L family deacetylase/class I SAM-dependent methyltransferase, translated as MTFSHLDAGTDEERWQAAFDARRLPNADLDVDALVVVSAHPDDETLGVAGLMHTVAAGGGRVIVVVATDGENSHPASPTHTPDDLRSVRRGEVREALAKVCPAASVAFLGHTDGGLDAVQTRLTGEIEALVRTVGSPRSRTLVVSPWTGDGHRDHRIAGEAAHAVARHLGVRYRAYPIWLWHWGTADDPPWGHIELVPLDAEARRAKTEALGAHRSQTAALSAAPGDEAIVSGRMLRHFTRGFETLIRVDDDPARDESWHGSTPEEHFADLYARRPDPWGFETRWYEERKRAVLLASLPRPQYARAVELGSATGVLTAQLAERCDELVAVDFAEAALETARGRLGERENVELVRATLPAEWPAGTFDLIVMSEVGYFWDAPDLERAIAQAIASLRPDGHLVACHWRHPVDTNPVSGDGVHIALRTQQDLAVVVRHEEDDFLLEVFARPPAPSVARETGML; from the coding sequence GTGACGTTCAGCCACCTCGATGCCGGCACCGACGAGGAGCGCTGGCAGGCCGCGTTCGACGCGCGTCGGCTGCCGAACGCCGACCTCGACGTCGACGCCCTCGTCGTCGTCTCGGCGCACCCCGATGACGAGACGCTCGGAGTCGCAGGGCTCATGCACACCGTCGCCGCGGGTGGCGGTCGCGTGATCGTCGTCGTCGCGACCGACGGCGAGAACTCCCACCCCGCCTCACCGACTCACACGCCCGACGACCTGCGTTCGGTGCGCCGCGGCGAAGTGCGCGAAGCGCTGGCCAAGGTCTGCCCCGCAGCATCCGTGGCCTTCCTCGGCCACACCGACGGTGGCCTCGATGCGGTGCAGACGCGTCTCACCGGCGAGATCGAGGCGCTCGTGCGGACGGTCGGCTCACCGCGCTCGCGTACGCTCGTCGTCTCACCGTGGACCGGCGACGGCCACCGCGACCACCGCATCGCCGGCGAAGCCGCGCACGCCGTCGCCCGTCACCTGGGCGTTCGATACCGGGCCTACCCGATCTGGCTCTGGCACTGGGGTACGGCGGATGATCCGCCGTGGGGTCACATCGAACTGGTGCCTCTGGATGCCGAGGCCCGCCGGGCGAAGACTGAGGCGCTCGGCGCCCACCGCAGCCAGACAGCGGCGCTGTCTGCCGCGCCCGGCGACGAGGCGATCGTGAGCGGACGGATGCTGCGACACTTCACCCGCGGCTTCGAGACCCTCATCCGCGTCGACGACGATCCGGCACGCGACGAATCGTGGCACGGGTCGACGCCGGAAGAGCACTTCGCCGATCTCTACGCCCGGCGCCCCGACCCCTGGGGATTCGAGACCCGCTGGTACGAGGAGCGCAAGCGCGCCGTGCTGCTCGCGTCGCTGCCGCGGCCACAGTACGCGCGGGCGGTCGAGCTCGGAAGTGCGACCGGGGTGCTGACCGCGCAGCTCGCCGAACGGTGCGACGAACTCGTCGCCGTCGACTTCGCCGAGGCGGCGCTCGAGACCGCGCGCGGTCGGCTGGGCGAGCGCGAGAACGTCGAGCTCGTGCGGGCGACGCTTCCGGCGGAATGGCCGGCGGGCACGTTCGACCTGATCGTGATGTCGGAGGTCGGCTACTTCTGGGACGCCCCCGACCTCGAACGTGCCATCGCGCAGGCGATCGCCTCGCTCCGGCCCGACGGGCACCTCGTCGCATGCCACTGGCGGCATCCGGTCGACACCAATCCCGTGAGTGGCGACGGGGTGCACATCGCACTTCGCACCCAGCAGGATCTCGCGGTGGTGGTGCGGCACGAGGAGGACGATTTCCTGCTCGAGGTGTTCGCGCGTCCGCCGGCGCCGTCGGTCGCGCGCGAGACGGGCATGCTGTGA
- a CDS encoding acyl-CoA dehydrogenase, which yields MTSSQPPRLSLFVEPAEWVEAALAAAAVIDGFGVDVPVTLAWAAEVGRMLPRDASLTDRWQLLAGAAFLDVGAARILEPHLDAIAILDEAGVEPDDAATWGVFAAEGAGTRLTAERDATGWTLRGTKPWCSLAGSLSHALVTAWVDDERQRLFAVPLRHDTVTAHAGPWHARGLSQVVSAPVDFSGTPAEPVGDDGWYLRRPGFAHGGVGVAAAWWGGAMGLLPALRAAASTERADQIAHQHLGDADAALWAARAVLAETADVFSAGPRADAGLLANRARTGTARAATTALETADLALGPLPLVADETHARRVADLHLYLRQHHGARDAARMGRDLTASEQPW from the coding sequence ATGACGTCATCACAGCCGCCGCGCCTGTCGCTGTTCGTCGAGCCGGCGGAGTGGGTCGAGGCGGCGCTCGCCGCTGCGGCGGTGATCGACGGGTTCGGTGTCGACGTGCCCGTGACCCTCGCGTGGGCGGCCGAGGTCGGACGGATGTTGCCCCGCGACGCCTCGCTCACCGACCGCTGGCAGCTCCTCGCCGGCGCCGCGTTCCTCGATGTCGGTGCCGCGCGCATCCTCGAACCGCACCTCGACGCAATCGCCATCCTCGACGAGGCGGGCGTCGAGCCGGACGACGCCGCGACCTGGGGCGTCTTCGCCGCTGAAGGCGCCGGCACGCGGCTGACGGCCGAACGGGATGCCACGGGCTGGACGCTCCGCGGAACCAAACCGTGGTGCTCGCTCGCCGGCTCGCTCTCGCACGCCCTCGTGACCGCCTGGGTCGACGACGAACGTCAGCGGCTCTTCGCCGTGCCTCTTCGTCACGACACCGTGACTGCGCACGCGGGTCCGTGGCATGCCCGCGGCCTGTCGCAGGTCGTCAGTGCCCCGGTCGACTTCTCGGGTACCCCGGCCGAACCGGTCGGCGACGACGGCTGGTACCTGCGCCGCCCGGGCTTCGCGCACGGCGGCGTGGGGGTCGCGGCAGCATGGTGGGGTGGGGCGATGGGGCTGCTGCCGGCGCTCCGTGCCGCGGCGAGCACCGAGCGCGCCGACCAGATCGCCCATCAGCATCTGGGCGACGCCGATGCGGCGCTGTGGGCGGCACGCGCGGTGCTCGCCGAGACCGCCGACGTCTTCTCGGCCGGTCCGCGTGCCGACGCAGGGCTGCTGGCGAACCGGGCCCGCACCGGCACCGCCCGCGCGGCCACGACCGCGCTCGAGACCGCCGACCTCGCGCTCGGCCCGCTGCCGCTCGTCGCCGACGAGACGCATGCGCGGCGCGTGGCCGATCTGCACCTCTACCTCCGCCAGCACCACGGCGCGCGCGACGCGGCGCGGATGGGGCGCGACCTCACGGCATCGGAGCAGCCGTGGTGA
- a CDS encoding HNH endonuclease signature motif containing protein has translation MRSNPRLTLLSDEDRSELTGVLTRVEAAQAALAAAEAEQTRVLAEAGAFAARLAEGSTAVVRDRDMALRGVAAEIAAAVRLSDRSVQRQIDSAFALVNDYPATVHCLEKGLITRAHVAVVEDVGRRLPPEVKGEFDQLAAEICLDETPGRARADLEIIAERMHPRTLTERHAGAFRERKIVRYAIGDGMSELRAVQSTVLIEGIFQRITDEATAVITAREPQPGDDVAPDTRSIDEVRADVFADMLLTAVPSLNPTGSGDLPGGLGAITAKVQVVIPVMALMGQSDVPCDLAGVGPIDAETARLLAGNSDGMWERLLTHPVTGLTMAVDTYRPTGAMVRFLKGRDKHCRWPGCRMPARTCEIDHNHDAALGGRTEICNLSCLCQRHHSMKQFTAWKVKQLPGGVMEWTSPTGRIYTDNPPGHGVHFSPEEDVPDDLWVKWTTFTGEFRITDEPADNPHEPAPF, from the coding sequence ATGCGTTCGAACCCGCGGCTCACCCTCCTCAGTGACGAGGACCGGTCTGAGCTGACGGGTGTGCTCACGCGGGTGGAGGCCGCGCAGGCGGCGTTGGCGGCGGCGGAGGCGGAGCAGACCCGGGTGTTGGCCGAGGCGGGGGCGTTCGCGGCGCGGCTGGCGGAGGGGTCGACCGCGGTGGTGCGGGATCGGGATATGGCGTTGCGGGGTGTGGCGGCGGAGATCGCGGCCGCGGTGCGACTGTCCGACCGGTCGGTCCAGCGCCAGATTGATAGTGCTTTCGCGTTGGTGAACGACTACCCCGCGACGGTGCACTGCCTGGAGAAGGGGCTGATCACGCGGGCGCATGTGGCGGTGGTGGAGGATGTCGGGCGGCGGTTGCCTCCGGAGGTGAAGGGGGAGTTCGATCAGCTGGCCGCGGAGATCTGTCTGGACGAGACCCCGGGTCGTGCGCGTGCGGATTTGGAGATCATCGCCGAGCGGATGCACCCGCGGACACTGACCGAGCGGCATGCGGGGGCGTTTCGGGAGCGGAAGATCGTCCGGTACGCGATCGGGGACGGGATGTCGGAGCTGCGGGCGGTGCAGTCCACGGTTCTGATCGAGGGGATCTTCCAACGCATCACCGACGAAGCCACCGCGGTCATCACCGCTCGAGAACCGCAGCCGGGCGATGATGTGGCGCCGGACACCCGGTCGATCGATGAGGTCCGCGCGGACGTGTTCGCCGACATGCTCCTCACCGCCGTACCGAGCCTCAACCCGACCGGCTCTGGTGACCTGCCGGGAGGGTTGGGCGCGATCACCGCGAAGGTGCAGGTCGTCATCCCCGTCATGGCCCTCATGGGGCAAAGCGATGTCCCGTGCGATCTTGCCGGGGTCGGGCCGATCGATGCCGAGACGGCGCGGTTGCTTGCGGGGAACAGTGACGGGATGTGGGAGCGACTCCTCACCCATCCGGTCACCGGGTTGACGATGGCAGTGGACACCTACCGCCCGACCGGGGCGATGGTCCGGTTCCTGAAGGGCCGGGACAAGCACTGCCGGTGGCCAGGATGCCGGATGCCCGCCCGAACCTGCGAGATCGACCACAACCACGACGCCGCCCTGGGCGGGAGAACCGAGATCTGCAACCTGTCCTGCCTGTGCCAACGGCATCACAGCATGAAACAGTTCACCGCCTGGAAGGTGAAACAACTCCCTGGTGGAGTCATGGAGTGGACGTCACCGACGGGCAGGATCTACACCGACAATCCACCGGGTCATGGGGTGCACTTCTCCCCGGAGGAGGACGTCCCCGACGACCTGTGGGTGAAATGGACCACCTTCACCGGCGAGTTCCGCATCACCGACGAACCGGCTGACAACCCCCACGAACCCGCACCCTTCTGA
- a CDS encoding LLM class flavin-dependent oxidoreductase, translated as MRHGIVILPQEPWAEARRKWEAAEHLGFDHAWTYDHLSWRSLAAQPWHATIPTLTAAALATTTIRLGTFVASPNFRHPVPFTKEVVTVDEISGGRMLLGVGSGGTGFDAFVLGQPEYTPRQRHERYVEFVAALDELLRFETPGSGGISFDGDWYTAHDARMVGEPAQHPRVPLILAANGPKGLALVAERGDAWVTTGPEGKPEEEWWRAIAALGARLDDALATQGRDPQTLDRYLSLDSESTYFLESVQKFEDAAGRAASLGFTDVITHWPRPDGIYAGSEDVLVEAASRFS; from the coding sequence ATGCGCCACGGCATCGTCATCCTCCCGCAGGAGCCCTGGGCTGAGGCCCGCCGCAAGTGGGAAGCCGCCGAACACCTCGGCTTCGACCACGCCTGGACCTACGACCACCTCTCGTGGCGCTCGCTCGCCGCCCAGCCCTGGCATGCGACGATTCCGACGCTGACGGCCGCGGCTCTTGCGACCACGACGATCAGGCTCGGCACCTTCGTGGCGTCGCCGAACTTCCGGCATCCGGTGCCCTTCACCAAGGAGGTGGTGACCGTCGACGAGATCTCGGGCGGACGGATGCTGCTGGGCGTCGGATCGGGCGGCACCGGGTTCGACGCCTTCGTCCTCGGCCAGCCCGAGTACACGCCCCGTCAGCGCCACGAACGCTACGTCGAGTTCGTCGCCGCGCTCGATGAGCTGCTCCGCTTCGAAACGCCCGGGTCGGGTGGGATCAGCTTCGACGGCGACTGGTACACCGCCCACGACGCACGGATGGTGGGGGAGCCCGCGCAGCATCCGCGCGTGCCCCTCATCCTCGCCGCGAACGGACCGAAGGGGTTGGCGTTGGTGGCCGAGCGCGGTGACGCGTGGGTGACGACGGGGCCCGAGGGCAAGCCCGAGGAGGAATGGTGGCGGGCGATCGCCGCCCTCGGCGCACGTCTCGACGACGCCCTCGCCACTCAGGGACGCGACCCGCAGACGCTCGATCGGTACCTGTCGCTCGACTCCGAGAGCACGTACTTCCTCGAGAGCGTGCAGAAGTTCGAAGACGCCGCCGGCCGCGCCGCCTCCCTCGGGTTCACCGATGTCATCACGCACTGGCCGCGGCCCGACGGCATCTACGCCGGCAGTGAAGACGTGCTCGTCGAGGCCGCGTCACGCTTCTCCTGA